The following coding sequences are from one Mycoplasma mycoides subsp. capri window:
- a CDS encoding PDxFFG protein has protein sequence MPKINFKKYVWHKYAISASLIIAATTAILGSAYKYSNTSVEKLGRKNFSDEESFKNAFIDPNALPVTQFSEIHNNKFKVDYDPLKDVVKVNGKELSVDKYLDQYYKKYHALPYLNIRYGSFNFYNQYIEAVSPQEFFKFTKWFMKNVSWGPEIITLKSFSIVKGVEMNGNSITLGAHSNKNKEETTIKFYPDAFFGTLPIYSSLSGRGNAHESLTYKLNQQVLTKKDLESFLTNISNYNSLANLSQQTIDKSYFRGITNVSFLKGQKVFAYKQKDWYNNFSNSFSELEGKRLEDKSDYLFVIPASNLNEAKNKLEIKLSEYKKNDKYNLFKNIDPKNVILEEKTIESAEVKQDQVKPNGNNKVVDKKLLITFNDKTKYYIHNAFGDVLTEQTNNEKKTTFVALKDYVQFSKAVEEFKSKLKNIETQIKDLKKSKIDKNAQFEELEKEVKSISDKSSKLNNNNDLKNGLEQSKILKEVSKSLFDLETQILQTLNQSTKNRQFKEQNYYNVDFAYTLPELISIESLVENRNKLKLNWRDFYNIDEFISDRENINKGITDFFVYSKHAFNSNNSSEKISYKQLLDENDLIVAKTKIELVDILTKRKLLKPNADQNEINKLVFKADITNVKKENKNLLITIKEVLKDKKADQQKQFGNKVVNLSINSDINHGVIRAANDFFSVLGYKKMVSPSVLKEESDLRNPITGEIEKTFDVYTDAYEDLIDELLEKVPYAAQWLEGPHIKKVIDENGVMQYKLENGKYLGFTKDDRIGLWAILKMSDKNFKGISTDFLKFVGAHEYGHHITLNGAHDLGNKGSDPIFISALTPGATPNINNYYSREAVDLFLKARTHIELETKRLLDQFGAIKDYGEYATFNFAKKDKNGSISFDTKSNKKGLEDDSDIWGVNIEDPNIRTAFSNKKRRFLQDFAGLLEAVKERQKDNGLTSENDKKWLNPFDLWIANAIDFYSGTLNPTVNSSTKNNEVVKYMYKDENGELKFRPASLKMLNGILKDGKGNPVQFQINNNGNNETVEPIVVKGEKDSEGNYTKITEVLIYNRDGSPIINVPLGVDLKNESVNAAQTIEFVNEKIKTVEKTIKSLVVDKYTINGWNKTDSRLSLDSKIDLNYPALKNIFGARLPYEANEMFKKIYGNYVSNRDVDKGSYKDTNKDGNKIKYYNLDGTENKISHKYKDQQSSLIYANPKNSKPVNGNGQINFASLLATMFTAGSSQDNPTNGGSAQVLWIDKNKMYMPNVKLQDAYTDLYFLSRLPKEYEKIFEAKKILKWMSAYTPTFIASKFNKDGIWNMINKSEQVVSLDNSKDNTILDVVKLKLNYGDALKTLDHNIINGLFGSFNNFEKNRLEFSDIQKWLDFVNVDLTKAKYSASDETVNWDKNYVKGKIDINKFKNNFKTYVLDKLDSFTSMNANQKEAFRKFYEKANKDKTDQIWANEIMRRFSSSYFAMYNSALSIEDIKNNKELGWIFDSVHGYGDFKKTEFKIKDPDKNKWEISTEDMLNAYDKFAKELKVEIKQLNLVDALVFDNKIQLYTDQTKIHIANKKFDLLSIFSSLATAQFHTSPSQDVLEYFHNKTERKFNELFSDYTYSFAEVINRDNLQITYSPSNHDFGNMPSFLSNISEATTGLEYVVDGTTTAKWKKRAIKINDSDGRNGIVNTILDYEKLVDNEAKNKAEALNLKYRNSKLSQKSNLSDDSNYNNSYFGEFQSINNGWFKDRWYRDFLDFKLYDDDGKPIIDDTIRIKDLENKKVTSRVNAYWQYYIQSQGVGKRNISGIWRDASKDAVAMFGYLSSDVANKANYLAFKNQETGEVKTVKINKQFSSNMFYYKTQNIENEAKYEAATTQEQKDKIRHTLAHEKYDYKDTNGHHKGTGFVSWVSDYAIMSKYQNALLTPGQKYSVYFSSDKKGTKDIIKTDLGDFQSIAENGKTFSQAPIRMEKSKNPVKVDANGFKHYENTLYVYDQFNGVK, from the coding sequence ATGCCTAAAATAAATTTTAAAAAATATGTATGACATAAATATGCTATATCTGCTAGTTTAATTATTGCTGCAACTACTGCTATTCTAGGTTCTGCTTATAAATATTCAAATACATCTGTTGAAAAATTAGGTCGTAAAAATTTTAGTGATGAAGAATCATTTAAAAATGCTTTTATTGATCCAAATGCTTTACCTGTTACTCAATTTTCAGAAATACATAATAATAAATTTAAAGTTGATTATGATCCATTAAAAGATGTTGTTAAAGTCAATGGAAAAGAATTAAGTGTTGATAAATATTTAGATCAGTACTATAAAAAATATCATGCCTTACCTTATTTAAATATTAGATATGGTTCATTTAATTTCTATAACCAATACATAGAAGCAGTTAGTCCACAAGAATTTTTCAAATTTACTAAATGGTTTATGAAAAACGTTTCTTGAGGACCTGAAATTATTACTTTAAAATCATTTTCAATTGTTAAAGGTGTTGAGATGAATGGTAATAGTATTACTTTAGGTGCTCACAGTAATAAAAACAAAGAAGAAACAACTATTAAGTTTTATCCAGATGCCTTTTTTGGAACTTTACCAATTTATTCTAGTTTATCTGGTAGAGGTAATGCTCATGAATCATTAACTTATAAACTAAATCAACAAGTTTTAACAAAAAAAGATCTAGAAAGTTTTTTAACTAACATTAGTAACTACAACTCACTTGCTAATTTATCCCAACAAACAATCGATAAATCATATTTTAGAGGAATTACTAATGTTAGTTTTTTAAAAGGTCAAAAAGTATTTGCTTATAAACAAAAAGATTGATATAACAATTTTTCTAACTCATTTTCTGAATTAGAAGGCAAAAGACTAGAAGATAAATCTGATTATTTATTTGTTATTCCAGCTAGTAATTTAAATGAAGCTAAGAATAAATTAGAAATAAAATTATCGGAGTATAAGAAAAATGATAAATATAATTTATTTAAAAATATAGATCCTAAAAATGTTATTTTAGAAGAAAAAACTATTGAAAGTGCTGAAGTAAAACAAGATCAAGTTAAACCTAATGGTAATAATAAAGTTGTAGATAAAAAATTACTTATAACATTTAATGATAAAACAAAATATTATATTCACAATGCTTTTGGTGATGTTTTAACAGAACAAACTAATAATGAGAAAAAAACAACTTTTGTTGCGTTAAAAGATTATGTGCAATTTTCAAAAGCAGTTGAAGAATTTAAAAGTAAATTAAAAAATATTGAAACGCAAATTAAAGACTTAAAAAAATCAAAAATAGACAAAAATGCTCAATTTGAAGAACTTGAAAAAGAAGTTAAATCTATTAGTGATAAATCAAGCAAGTTAAACAATAACAACGATTTAAAAAATGGTTTGGAACAATCAAAAATTCTTAAAGAAGTTTCAAAAAGTTTGTTTGATTTAGAAACACAAATACTTCAAACACTTAACCAATCAACAAAAAACAGACAATTTAAAGAACAAAATTACTATAATGTTGATTTTGCATATACATTACCTGAATTAATTTCAATAGAATCACTAGTTGAAAATCGTAATAAACTTAAGTTAAATTGAAGAGATTTTTATAATATCGATGAATTTATTTCTGATAGAGAAAATATAAATAAAGGTATAACAGACTTTTTTGTTTATTCAAAACACGCTTTCAACTCTAACAATTCTAGTGAGAAGATAAGTTATAAACAATTATTAGATGAAAATGATTTAATTGTTGCAAAAACAAAAATCGAATTAGTTGATATTCTTACTAAAAGAAAATTATTAAAGCCTAATGCTGATCAAAATGAGATTAATAAACTTGTTTTTAAAGCAGATATCACCAATGTTAAAAAAGAGAACAAAAATTTATTAATCACAATAAAAGAAGTACTTAAAGATAAAAAAGCAGATCAACAAAAACAATTTGGAAACAAAGTTGTTAATTTATCTATAAATTCAGATATAAATCACGGTGTAATTAGAGCAGCTAATGATTTTTTTAGTGTTTTAGGTTATAAAAAAATGGTTTCTCCTAGTGTATTAAAAGAAGAAAGTGACTTAAGAAATCCAATAACAGGAGAAATTGAAAAAACTTTTGATGTTTATACTGATGCTTATGAAGATCTAATTGATGAATTATTAGAAAAAGTCCCATACGCAGCACAATGATTAGAAGGACCACATATTAAAAAAGTTATTGATGAAAATGGTGTAATGCAATATAAGCTAGAAAATGGTAAATATTTAGGATTTACAAAAGATGATCGTATTGGATTATGAGCGATTTTAAAAATGTCAGATAAAAACTTTAAAGGTATTTCAACTGACTTTTTAAAATTTGTTGGAGCTCATGAATATGGACATCATATTACTTTAAATGGTGCTCATGATCTAGGAAATAAAGGAAGTGATCCAATTTTTATTAGTGCTTTAACTCCTGGAGCAACACCAAACATTAATAACTATTATAGTAGAGAAGCTGTTGATTTATTTTTAAAAGCTCGTACTCATATTGAACTAGAAACTAAACGTTTATTAGATCAGTTTGGTGCAATTAAAGATTATGGAGAATATGCAACATTTAATTTTGCTAAAAAAGATAAAAATGGTTCTATAAGTTTTGATACTAAATCTAATAAAAAAGGATTAGAAGATGATTCTGATATTTGAGGAGTTAATATTGAAGATCCAAATATTAGAACTGCTTTTAGTAATAAAAAGAGAAGATTTTTACAGGATTTTGCAGGATTATTAGAAGCTGTTAAAGAGCGTCAAAAAGACAATGGCTTAACAAGTGAAAATGACAAAAAATGACTTAACCCTTTTGATTTATGAATTGCTAATGCAATCGATTTTTATTCAGGTACATTAAATCCAACTGTTAATAGTTCTACTAAGAATAATGAAGTTGTCAAATACATGTATAAAGATGAAAACGGCGAATTAAAGTTTAGACCTGCTTCATTAAAAATGTTAAATGGAATACTTAAAGATGGAAAGGGAAATCCTGTACAATTTCAAATTAATAATAATGGAAATAATGAAACAGTTGAACCAATTGTTGTAAAAGGTGAAAAAGATTCAGAAGGAAATTATACAAAGATTACTGAAGTTTTAATTTACAACAGAGACGGATCTCCTATAATTAATGTTCCTCTTGGTGTAGATTTAAAAAATGAAAGTGTAAATGCGGCCCAAACCATTGAATTTGTTAATGAAAAAATAAAAACTGTTGAAAAAACAATCAAATCTTTAGTAGTTGATAAATATACAATAAATGGATGAAATAAAACAGACTCACGTCTTAGTTTAGATTCTAAAATTGATTTAAATTATCCTGCACTTAAAAATATTTTTGGTGCAAGATTACCATATGAAGCAAATGAAATGTTTAAAAAGATTTATGGTAATTATGTTTCAAATAGAGATGTTGATAAGGGCTCTTATAAAGATACTAATAAAGACGGAAACAAAATTAAATATTATAACTTAGATGGAACAGAAAATAAAATTAGTCATAAATACAAAGATCAACAATCTAGTTTAATATATGCAAATCCAAAAAATTCTAAACCAGTAAATGGTAATGGTCAAATTAATTTTGCATCATTATTAGCAACGATGTTTACAGCAGGCTCTTCTCAAGATAATCCAACTAATGGTGGTTCAGCCCAAGTATTATGAATTGATAAAAATAAAATGTATATGCCTAATGTTAAATTGCAAGATGCTTATACTGATTTGTATTTTTTAAGTAGATTACCAAAAGAATATGAAAAAATATTCGAAGCAAAAAAAATATTAAAATGAATGTCAGCATATACCCCAACTTTTATTGCAAGCAAATTTAATAAAGATGGTATATGAAATATGATAAATAAGTCTGAACAAGTAGTTTCACTTGATAATAGTAAAGATAATACTATTTTAGATGTTGTTAAGTTAAAACTAAATTATGGTGATGCTTTAAAAACTCTTGATCACAATATTATAAATGGTTTATTTGGTTCATTTAATAATTTTGAAAAGAACAGATTAGAATTTAGCGATATTCAAAAATGACTAGATTTTGTAAATGTAGATTTAACAAAAGCTAAATATAGTGCATCTGATGAAACTGTTAATTGAGATAAAAATTATGTTAAGGGTAAAATTGATATTAACAAATTTAAAAATAATTTTAAAACATATGTTTTAGATAAATTAGATTCATTTACTTCAATGAATGCAAATCAAAAAGAAGCATTCAGAAAGTTTTACGAAAAAGCTAACAAAGATAAAACTGACCAAATATGAGCAAATGAAATAATGCGCAGATTTAGCTCTTCATATTTTGCAATGTATAATAGTGCGCTTTCTATTGAGGATATTAAAAATAACAAGGAATTAGGGTGAATATTTGATTCAGTTCATGGATATGGAGACTTTAAAAAAACAGAATTCAAAATTAAAGATCCAGACAAGAACAAATGAGAGATTAGTACTGAAGATATGCTAAATGCATATGATAAATTTGCTAAAGAATTAAAGGTAGAAATTAAGCAATTAAATCTAGTTGATGCACTAGTTTTTGATAATAAAATACAACTATATACTGATCAAACCAAAATTCATATCGCTAATAAAAAGTTCGATCTATTAAGTATATTTTCATCATTAGCAACTGCTCAGTTCCACACTTCTCCATCTCAAGATGTACTAGAATATTTCCATAATAAAACTGAACGTAAATTTAATGAATTATTTTCAGATTATACTTATAGTTTTGCTGAAGTAATTAACCGTGACAACTTACAAATTACTTATTCTCCAAGTAATCATGATTTTGGAAATATGCCAAGCTTTTTATCAAACATTAGTGAAGCTACAACTGGTTTAGAGTATGTTGTTGATGGAACTACAACTGCTAAATGAAAAAAACGTGCAATTAAAATTAATGATAGTGATGGAAGAAATGGTATTGTAAATACTATTTTAGATTATGAAAAATTAGTTGATAATGAGGCTAAAAATAAAGCTGAAGCTTTAAATTTAAAATATCGTAATTCTAAACTATCTCAAAAATCTAATTTAAGTGATGATTCAAACTATAATAATAGCTATTTTGGAGAATTCCAATCAATTAATAACGGTTGATTTAAAGATAGATGATATCGTGACTTTTTAGATTTCAAACTTTATGATGATGATGGTAAACCAATAATAGATGACACTATTAGAATTAAAGATTTAGAGAACAAAAAAGTTACTTCAAGAGTTAATGCTTATTGACAATATTACATTCAATCTCAAGGAGTAGGAAAGCGAAACATTAGTGGTATTTGAAGAGATGCTTCAAAAGATGCTGTTGCTATGTTTGGATATTTATCAAGTGATGTTGCAAATAAAGCAAATTATTTAGCATTTAAAAACCAAGAAACTGGAGAAGTTAAAACAGTAAAAATTAATAAGCAATTTAGTAGTAATATGTTTTATTACAAAACTCAAAATATTGAAAATGAAGCTAAATATGAAGCTGCTACAACTCAAGAACAAAAAGATAAGATTCGTCATACTTTAGCCCATGAAAAATATGACTATAAAGATACTAATGGTCATCATAAAGGAACTGGGTTTGTTTCATGAGTTAGTGATTATGCAATTATGTCTAAATATCAAAATGCCTTATTAACACCTGGACAAAAATATAGTGTTTATTTTTCAAGTGATAAAAAAGGAACTAAAGATATTATTAAAACTGATTTAGGTGATTTTCAATCAATTGCTGAAAATGGAAAAACATTCTCACAAGCTCCAATTAGAATGGAAAAAAGTAAAAACCCAGTTAAAGTTGATGCAAATGGATTTAAACACTATGAAAATACACTTTATGTTTATGATCAATTTAATGGAGTTAAATAG